The following proteins are co-located in the Castanea sativa cultivar Marrone di Chiusa Pesio chromosome 8, ASM4071231v1 genome:
- the LOC142606717 gene encoding uncharacterized protein LOC142606717 isoform X1 → MPIHQYLHRVSTKVKKFISNQQQHRVLGCQTQNPCNPLYTNTFEKLATGYKSKEKQKDFRHHPHHLLNLGSPFKLKTQSVSAVALLMGLLGMVYQGKKQLPSPPTPSETSETGSPEDSPEVSSRFKLRDGRYLAYRERGVPKDKAKFKIIIVHGLGSSKEMNFLAPQELIDELGIYFLLFDRAGYGESDADPKHSVKSEAFDIQELADHLQIGSKFYVIGVSMGSYSIWSCLKYIPDRLAGVSFVVPVVNYWWRSLPDRVIKDDYRKKLVRWSMWFANHAPGLLHWWVNQKWLPSTSVLERNPVFFNDRDIDVLKTISGFPMLTQDKLRERSVFDTLRRDFMLAFGKWEFDPLDLRNPYPQNESNVHIWQGLEDKVVPVQLQRFVSGKLPWIRYHEVPNGGHLIVHYDGICEAILRSLLLGEEQVSFRPNTAKIIP, encoded by the exons ATGCCCATTCATCAATACCTCCACAGGGTGTccacaaaagttaaaaaatttataagtaatCAACAGCAACATAGAGTTTTGGGTTGTCAAACTCAAAATCCTTGCAACCCATTATACACTAATACCTTTGAAAAACTAGCCACCGGCTACAAgtcaaaagagaaacaaaaggaTTTCAgacatcatcctcatcatctgCTAAACCTTGGGAGTCCCTTCaaactcaaaacacaatctGTGTCAG CAGTTGCCTTGTTGATGGGTCTTCTAGGAATGGTttatcaaggaaaaaaacaacTTCCTTctcctcccactccttcagAGACTTCTGAGACTGGTTCCCCAGAGGATTCTCCTGAGGTTTCTTCAAGATTCAAACTCAGAGATGGGAGGTACCTGGCTTACAGGGAGAGAGGTGTGCCCAAGGACAAAGCTAAATTCAAGATCATTATTGTCCACGGCTTAGGGAGCTCCAAAGAGATGAATTTTCTGGCACCTCAA GAACTAATAGATGAATTGGGGATATATTTTCTGCTATTTGATCGAGCGGGATATGGAGAAAGTGATGCAGACCCAAAGCACTCAGTAAAGAGTGAAGCATTTGACATTCAAGAACTTGCTGATCATTTACAGATAGGATCCAAGTTTTATGTGATTGGAGTCTCAATGGGATCCTACTCCATATGGAGTTGCCTCAAATACATACCAGACAG GCTAGCAGGTGTGTCTTTTGTAGTCCCGGTTGTGAATTACTGGTGGCGTTCTCTACCTGATAGAGTGATAAAGGATGACTACAGGAAGAAACTTGTGAGGTGGTCAATGTGGTTTGCAAATCATGCTCCTGGACTGCTACACTGGTGGGTGAATCAAAAATGGCTCCCTTCAACTTCTGTCTTGGAAAGAAACCCAGTGTTCTTCAATGACCGAGACATAGATGTTTTGAAGACTATATCAGGATTCCCAATGCTCACCCAG GATAAGTTACGGGAAAGAAGTGTTTTTGATACTCTCCGTCGTGACTTTATGCTGGCTTTTGGCAAATGGGAATTTGACCCTTTGGATCTGCGCAATCCATACCCTCAAAATGAAAGCAATGTGCACATATGGCAAGGTTTGGAAGATAAGGTTGTGCCTGTTCAGCTTCAAAGATTTGTTTCTGGGAAGCTACCCTGGATTCGGTATCATGAAGTTCCAAATGGTGGACATTTGATTGTGCATTATGATGGTATATGCGAAGCCATTTTAAGGTCGCTTTTGCTTGGAGAAGAACAAGTTTCATTTAGACCTAATACAGCCAAAATCATACCTTGA
- the LOC142606717 gene encoding uncharacterized protein LOC142606717 isoform X2 — protein MPIHQYLHRVSTKVKKFISNQQQHRVLGCQTQNPCNPLYTNTFEKLATGYKSKEKQKDFRHHPHHLLNLGSPFKLKTQSVSVALLMGLLGMVYQGKKQLPSPPTPSETSETGSPEDSPEVSSRFKLRDGRYLAYRERGVPKDKAKFKIIIVHGLGSSKEMNFLAPQELIDELGIYFLLFDRAGYGESDADPKHSVKSEAFDIQELADHLQIGSKFYVIGVSMGSYSIWSCLKYIPDRLAGVSFVVPVVNYWWRSLPDRVIKDDYRKKLVRWSMWFANHAPGLLHWWVNQKWLPSTSVLERNPVFFNDRDIDVLKTISGFPMLTQDKLRERSVFDTLRRDFMLAFGKWEFDPLDLRNPYPQNESNVHIWQGLEDKVVPVQLQRFVSGKLPWIRYHEVPNGGHLIVHYDGICEAILRSLLLGEEQVSFRPNTAKIIP, from the exons ATGCCCATTCATCAATACCTCCACAGGGTGTccacaaaagttaaaaaatttataagtaatCAACAGCAACATAGAGTTTTGGGTTGTCAAACTCAAAATCCTTGCAACCCATTATACACTAATACCTTTGAAAAACTAGCCACCGGCTACAAgtcaaaagagaaacaaaaggaTTTCAgacatcatcctcatcatctgCTAAACCTTGGGAGTCCCTTCaaactcaaaacacaatctGTGTCAG TTGCCTTGTTGATGGGTCTTCTAGGAATGGTttatcaaggaaaaaaacaacTTCCTTctcctcccactccttcagAGACTTCTGAGACTGGTTCCCCAGAGGATTCTCCTGAGGTTTCTTCAAGATTCAAACTCAGAGATGGGAGGTACCTGGCTTACAGGGAGAGAGGTGTGCCCAAGGACAAAGCTAAATTCAAGATCATTATTGTCCACGGCTTAGGGAGCTCCAAAGAGATGAATTTTCTGGCACCTCAA GAACTAATAGATGAATTGGGGATATATTTTCTGCTATTTGATCGAGCGGGATATGGAGAAAGTGATGCAGACCCAAAGCACTCAGTAAAGAGTGAAGCATTTGACATTCAAGAACTTGCTGATCATTTACAGATAGGATCCAAGTTTTATGTGATTGGAGTCTCAATGGGATCCTACTCCATATGGAGTTGCCTCAAATACATACCAGACAG GCTAGCAGGTGTGTCTTTTGTAGTCCCGGTTGTGAATTACTGGTGGCGTTCTCTACCTGATAGAGTGATAAAGGATGACTACAGGAAGAAACTTGTGAGGTGGTCAATGTGGTTTGCAAATCATGCTCCTGGACTGCTACACTGGTGGGTGAATCAAAAATGGCTCCCTTCAACTTCTGTCTTGGAAAGAAACCCAGTGTTCTTCAATGACCGAGACATAGATGTTTTGAAGACTATATCAGGATTCCCAATGCTCACCCAG GATAAGTTACGGGAAAGAAGTGTTTTTGATACTCTCCGTCGTGACTTTATGCTGGCTTTTGGCAAATGGGAATTTGACCCTTTGGATCTGCGCAATCCATACCCTCAAAATGAAAGCAATGTGCACATATGGCAAGGTTTGGAAGATAAGGTTGTGCCTGTTCAGCTTCAAAGATTTGTTTCTGGGAAGCTACCCTGGATTCGGTATCATGAAGTTCCAAATGGTGGACATTTGATTGTGCATTATGATGGTATATGCGAAGCCATTTTAAGGTCGCTTTTGCTTGGAGAAGAACAAGTTTCATTTAGACCTAATACAGCCAAAATCATACCTTGA
- the LOC142606717 gene encoding uncharacterized protein LOC142606717 isoform X3, with protein MGSYSIWSCLKYIPDRLAGVSFVVPVVNYWWRSLPDRVIKDDYRKKLVRWSMWFANHAPGLLHWWVNQKWLPSTSVLERNPVFFNDRDIDVLKTISGFPMLTQDKLRERSVFDTLRRDFMLAFGKWEFDPLDLRNPYPQNESNVHIWQGLEDKVVPVQLQRFVSGKLPWIRYHEVPNGGHLIVHYDGICEAILRSLLLGEEQVSFRPNTAKIIP; from the exons ATGGGATCCTACTCCATATGGAGTTGCCTCAAATACATACCAGACAG GCTAGCAGGTGTGTCTTTTGTAGTCCCGGTTGTGAATTACTGGTGGCGTTCTCTACCTGATAGAGTGATAAAGGATGACTACAGGAAGAAACTTGTGAGGTGGTCAATGTGGTTTGCAAATCATGCTCCTGGACTGCTACACTGGTGGGTGAATCAAAAATGGCTCCCTTCAACTTCTGTCTTGGAAAGAAACCCAGTGTTCTTCAATGACCGAGACATAGATGTTTTGAAGACTATATCAGGATTCCCAATGCTCACCCAG GATAAGTTACGGGAAAGAAGTGTTTTTGATACTCTCCGTCGTGACTTTATGCTGGCTTTTGGCAAATGGGAATTTGACCCTTTGGATCTGCGCAATCCATACCCTCAAAATGAAAGCAATGTGCACATATGGCAAGGTTTGGAAGATAAGGTTGTGCCTGTTCAGCTTCAAAGATTTGTTTCTGGGAAGCTACCCTGGATTCGGTATCATGAAGTTCCAAATGGTGGACATTTGATTGTGCATTATGATGGTATATGCGAAGCCATTTTAAGGTCGCTTTTGCTTGGAGAAGAACAAGTTTCATTTAGACCTAATACAGCCAAAATCATACCTTGA
- the LOC142607488 gene encoding uncharacterized protein LOC142607488 produces the protein MFNSGNNSSRGSVTPSPDMPPLPQCLPLDPIILGNQKYTRSGELRRVLGVPHGSSSEDHSFGVAHPKPPPPVATEELKHFKESVQDASRKASDRAKLLRNSIIKLDKYKEVIGSKKRQRNDLSSGERSGGVNLARMGSQIHRNSHDSVTQRLEDKTKGIGLNKRVRTSVVDVRADGRSAAMSRLQMVADKDGDLLQSVGSGSVRIEEKTRRLLAGGEGLDQKIKKKRSVGAVGNRVITGERDTKRATHPKLNHESKLRSSDAHGFRLKSSPGLGINKLDGSLEPASSDACTLPRNEQESMPHPRDRAVQFEHRLLAKGNKSNIQEDTPVGSSNTVIKGKVSRAPRTGSVMGLDSSPIIQPSSGAIQDWEQPKGLNKVPVVGVRNNQKRMMSSGSSIHPMTQWGGQRPYKNSRTRRSNLVSPVSNHAEAQISSQSLATTDLSAKTSVVGTSSVDNNNPKFKLELENVSSPFGLSESEESGAGEHKLKEKGIDNVEVALTATHKVVPFVMPTKKNKLLSNESGDGVRRQGRSGRGSSLTRTEIPLVREKLENLSTTKPLQSVKPSSEKNRSKSGRPPSKKLKDRKASIRVGPMINNGSLNYTGESDDDREELLVAANEAHNARSLACSGPFWKKMESIFACVSSEDLSYLKQQLSFAEELDDTLSHMFGVDFNALGVGVHKEVIDYSGVRLGSHFNQELAETDSLQGRFDMKKSDKVTPLYQRVLSALIEEDEIEESYHHSEGKTLSLQYASDDSHCGSCNQIDIEPKDRDRMESEVESKVDYQMQKNCLLDRVSCDKSVVSNSFRNPSISSSFNSIEQWRGDYDISHSDLGHTSEICSNDLGQLQPRELNVASFSSSDCQYQLLCMDDRLLLELQSIGLYPETLPDLAEGEVIKQDIMDLKEGLYQQIGIKRKNLGKIDEAIQKGRDVEKQTMEQVAMDQLIGIAYQKRMACRGSYASKSAVRKVSKQVALAFVKRTLARCRKFEDTGNSCFSEPALQDVIFSPPPCNNDAKSVDCVGSGSASNTCNEASHQVEARGSGAVSSTFERYDSLSDNIDRGSSDALQSVIHSSEQASSKHGSVFIKGKKREMLIDDVVGSASSRVTSALDNPVLDGVKGKRSERDRDQNGDIVKSNSVSGASRSSLDSFRSERKTKAKPKQKISHLSTSGSSFHGRLTEATEPACPPAQASSHVVALVTNKNSRERGSRMPSNVPQESSKESEEPIDFANLPLNELDSMEALDVPNDITEPQDLSTWLNLDDDILQDYDCEGLEIPMDDLSELNII, from the exons ATGTTTAATTCTGGGAATAATTCAAGCCGGGGGAGTGTAACGCCATCACCGGATATGCCTCCCTTGCCTCAGTGTTTACCATTGGACCCGATTATATTGGGCAATCAGAAATATACACGCTCGGGAGAGCTAAGAAGGGTTCTGGGTGTTCCTCATGGAAGTtcatccgaggaccattcctttgGAGTTGCCCATCCTAAACCTCCACCTCCAGTGGCTACAGAGGAGCTAAAGCACTTTAAAGAAAGCGTCCAAGATGCCTCCAGAAAGGCCAg TGATAGAGCAAAATTGTTACGCAATTCCATTATCAAATTGGACAAGTATAAGGAAGTTATAGGCTCAAAGAAGCGACAACGTAATGATCTTTCATCGGGTGAGAGGTCTGGTGGAGTAAACTTAGCAAGGATGGGAAGCCAGATTCACAGAAACTCTCATGACTCTGTGACTCAAAGATTGGAGGACAAAACCAAGGGTATTGGGTTGAATAAGCGTGTTCGTACTTCAGTGGTGGATGTGCGG GCAGATGGTAGGTCTGCTGCAATGTCAAGGCTTCAGATGGTCGCTGATAAGGATGGAGATCTGCTCCAATCAGTTGGCAGTGGTTCTGTTCGGATTGAAGAAAAGACTCGCCGATTGCTTGCTGGTGGTGAAGGATTGgatcaaaaaataaagaagaagcgTTCTGTTGGGGCTGTAGGTAATAGAGTAATAACTGGTGAAAGGGATACAAAACGAGCTACACATCCAAAGTTGAATCATGAGTCAAAATTGCGATCTTCTGATGCTCATGGTTTCAG ATTGAAATCTAGCCCCGGACTTGGAATCAACAAGTTGGATGGTTCTCTTGAGCCTGCTAGTTCAGATGCTTGCACGTTACCCAGGAATGAGCAGGAAAGTATGCCTCATCCAAGGGACCGTGCAGTTCAATTTGAACATAGACTTTTAGCAAAAGGAAACAA GTCAAATATTCAGGAGGATACCCCAGTGGGCAGTTCGAATACAGTGATAAAAGGAAAGGTTTCTAGGGCACCTCGGACTGGCTCTGTCATGGGGCTAGACTCATCTCCTATTATTCAACCTTCATCTGGAGCCATTCAAGATTGGGAACAGCCTAAAGGTCTAAATAAAGTACCAGTTGTAGGCGTGAGAAATAACCAAAAGCGTATGATGTCTTCAGGTTCATCCATACATCCTATGACCCAGTGGGGTGGTCAGAGACCATATAAAAACTCACGCACAAGGAGATCAAATTTAGTTTCTCCTGTCTCAAACCATGCTGAAGCTCAGATTTCATCTCAAAGCTTAGCAACTACTGATTTAAGTGCTAAAACTTCAGTTGTTGGGACCAGCAGTGTAGATAACAATaacccaaaatttaagttgGAACTTGAGAATGTTTCATCTCCATTTGGGTTGTCTGAAAGTGAAGAATCAGGTGCTGGAGAACACAAATTGAAAGAGAAAGGGATAGATAATGTTGAAGTTGCTTTGACTGCAACTCATAAAGTTGTGCCCTTTGTAATGCCCACAAAGAAGAATAAACTACTGAGTAATGAAAGTGGAGATGGCGTGCGTAGACAAGGAAGGAGTGGAAGGGGTTCATCTTTAACAAGGACAGAAATTCCTTTAGTGAGGGAGAAGTTGGAGAATTTATCAACCACAAAGCCCCTGCAAAGCGTGAAGCCTAGCTCTGAAAAGAACAGAAG TAAATCAGGCCGTCCACCTTCAAAAAAGCTGAAAGACCGCAAGGCTTCAATTCGTGTTGGGCCGATGATAAACAATGGTTCTTTGAACTATACAG GTGAATCTGATGATGATCGTGAGGAACTACTTGTGGCTGCAAATGAGGCTCATAATGCTAGGA GTCTTGCCTGTTCTGGTCCATTTTGGAAGAAAATGGAATCTATTTTTGCTTGTGTCAGCTCAGAGGATTTGTCCTACTTGAAGCAGCAG CTAAGTTTTGCAGAGGAGCTTGACGATACTTTGTCTCACATGTTTGGCGTTGATTTTAATGCCTTG GGTGTTGGTGTGCATAAAGAAGTGATTGATTATTCTGGTGTAAGACTAGGAAGCCACTTCAATCAAGAATTAGCTGAGACTGACTCTTTACAGGGAAGATTTGACATGAAAAAGTCAGATAAGGTTACTCCATTATACCAAAGAGTTCTTTCTGCCCTGatagaagaagatgaaattGAAGAATCTTACCACCACAGTGAAGGGAAAACTTTGTCTCTGCAGTATGCGAGTGATGATTCTCATTGTGGTTCATGTAACCAGATTGATATTGAGCCCAAAGACAGGGACAGAATGGAATCTGAAGTTGAGTCGAAAGTTGATTATCAGATGCAGAAGAATTGCTTGTTAGACAGAGTTTCTTGTGATAAGAGTGTTGTATCTAACTCATTTAGGAACCCAAGTATATCCAGTTCTTTTAATAGCATTGAGCAGTGGCGGGGAGACTATGACATTTCACATTCTGATCTGGGACACACCAGTGAAATATGTTCAAATGATCTTGGTCAGCTGCAACCTAGAGAATTAAATGTTGCCAGCTTTTCTTCCTCTGACTGCCAATATCAGCTGTTGTGCATGGATGACAGGCTTCTATTGGAACTGCAGAGTATTGGCCTATATCCAGAGACATTG CCTGATCTAGCAGAGGGAGAAGTGATTAAACAAGATATAATGGACCTTAAGGAAGGACTGTACCAACAG ATTGGGATAAAGAGGAAAAACTTGGGAAAGATTGATGAAGCTATTCAGAAAGGGAGAGATGTGGAAAAACA GACTATGGAGCAAGTTGCGATGGACCAACTTATTGGGATTGCTTACCAAAAACGGATG GCTTGCCGTGGGAGTTATGCTTCCAAAAGTGCAGTCCGTAAGGTTTCAAAACAAGTTGCATTGGCTTTTGTGAAGCGCACTCTTGCTAGATGTCGGAAATTTGAAGATACTGGCAATAGTTGCTTTAGTGAGCCTGCACTGCAGGATGTCATATTTTCGCCACCTCCATGCAATAATGATGCAAAATCGGTTGATTGTGTTGGCTCAGGAAGTGCTAGTAATACGTGCAATGAAGCTTCCCACCAGGTGGAAGCTAGGGGATCAG GTGCCGTTTCTAGCACTTTTGAGAGGTATGATTCCCTCAGTGATAATATAGACAGAGGTTCATCAGATGCTCTCCAAAGTGTCATTCACTCTTCTGAACAAGCTTCTTCCAAGCATGGCTCAGTGTTCATTAAGGGAAAGAAGAGGGAAATGCTAATTGATGATGTTGTTGGAAGTGCCTCCTCAAGGGTGACGTCAGCTCTTGACAACCCTGTTCTTGATGGAGTAAAGGGAAAGAGAAGTGAGAGAGACAGGGATCAGAACGGAGATATTGTAAAGAGTAATTCTGTCTCTGGAGCCAGTCGTTCATCATTGGACAGTTTCCGAAGTGAAcgaaaaacaaaagcaaagccCAAGCAAAAGATTAGTCATCTATCAACATCAGGAAGCAGTTTCCATGGCAGGCTTACAGAAGCAACAGAACCTGCTTGTCCACCAGCTCAGGCATCTAGTCACGTGGTGGCTCTTGTTACCAATAAAAATAGCAGAGAAAGGGGGTCACGTATGCCCAGTAATGTTCCGCAGGAATCATCTAAAGAGTCGGAGGAACCCATTGATTTTGCTAACTTGCCACTAAATGAATTAGATTCAATGGAAGCACTAGATGTACCCAATGACATTACTGAACCTCAAGATCTGAGTACTTGGTTGAACCTTGATGACGATATCTTGCAAGACTATGATTGTGAAGGTCTTGAAATACCAATGGATGACCTATCGGAGTTGAACATTATCTGA